Proteins encoded within one genomic window of Brassica rapa cultivar Chiifu-401-42 chromosome A09, CAAS_Brap_v3.01, whole genome shotgun sequence:
- the LOC103843370 gene encoding sugar transporter ESL1, which translates to MTMSENQRNLEAGLLLNKNRNDINECRITAVVIFSTFVSVCGSFCFGCAAGYSSVSQTGITTDLGLSVAQYSMFGSLMTFGAMFGAIFSGKVSDLIGRKGTMWFAQVFCIAGWLAIAFAPDTVWLDAGRFSTGFAVGLFSYVIPVYIAEITPKHVRGAFVFSNQLMQSCGCSLYYVIGNFVHWRNLALIGLIPCALQVVTLFFIPESPRLLGKWGRDKECKASLQLLRGDEADVSEEANAIKETMVLFDQGPKSRIMDLFQRRYAPSLVIGVGLMLLQQLSGSSGVMFYVGSVFNKGGFPSDIGSMILAAIMIPKALLGLILVEKMGRRPLLLASTSGMCLCSLLLAFSFSFRSYGMLDELTPIFTCIGVVGFISAFAVGMGALPWIIMSEIFPMNVKVSAGTIVTLANWSFSWIIAFAFNFMIEWNASGTFLIFFSICAAGIVFIYAMLPETKGRTLEDIQASLTDFLQ; encoded by the exons ATGACTATGTCGGAGAACCAAAGAAACCTTGAAGCTGGGTTGTTACTGAACAAGAACCGAAACGACATCAACGAGTGTCGTATCACTGCCGTTGTGATCTTCAGCACCTTTGTATCTGTTTGTGGCTCTTTCTGCTTTGGCTGTGCG gCAGGTTATTCATCAGTTTCTCAAACAGGGATCACAACAGACTTAGGTCTCTCGGTTGCACAA TACTCCATGTTTGGGTCACTAATGACTTTTGGAGCCATGTTTGGTGCCATCTTTAGTGGAAAAGTCTCAGATCTCATTGGTAGAAAAGGG ACAATGTGGTTTGCTCAAGTTTTTTGCATCGCCGGTTGGCTTGCAATAGCATTTGCACCGGACACAGTTTGGCTAGATGCTGGAAGGTTTTCCACTGGATTTGCAGTTGGTTTATTTAGCTACGtg ATACCAGTTTATATCGCAGAAATAACACCAAAACATGTCAGAGGAGCATTTGTATTTTCTAATCAG CTGATGCAAAGTTGTGGGTGTTCATTATACTACGTCATTGGAAACTTTGTTCATTGGCGTAATTTGGCTTTAATTG GTCTGATTCCATGTGCTTTGCAAGTTGTGACTTTGTTCTTCATTCCAGAGTCTCCTAGATTACTG GGGAAATGGGGACGTGACAAAGAATGTAAAGCTTCATTGCAGCTTCTCCGTGGAGATGAAGCTGATGTCTCTGAAGAAGCCAACGCTATCAAA GAAACCATGGTGTTATTTGATCAAGGACCAAAATCTAGAATTATGGATTTGTTCCAGAGGAGATATGCTCCATCTCTTGTT ATTGGTGTGGGGCTAATGCTTCTGCAACAGCTCTCTGGAAGCTCAGGGGTTATGTTCTATGTCGGTAGCGTATTTAATAAAGGAG GATTTCCAAGCGACATTGGCTCAATGATTCTCGCAGCGATCATG ATACCAAAAGCTTTATTGGGTCTGATTTTGGTTGAGAAAATGGGCCGAAGGCCTCTTCTACTG GCCTCTACTAGTGGAATGTGCCTTTGTAGCTTGCTCCTCGCATTTTCCTTCAGCTTTCGG TCATATGGCATGCTCGATGAGCTTACTCCTATTTTTACATGCATCGGTGTAGTG GGCTTCATCTCTGCATTTGCCGTAGGCATGGGAGCCTTACCATGGATCATCATGTCCGAG ATTTTTCCAATGAATGTTAAAGTTTCAGCTGGGACTATTGTTACCTTAGCCAACTGGTCCTTTAGCTGGATTATAGCTTTCGCGTTCAATTTCATGATAGAATGGAACGCATCAG GAACATTCTTGATCTTCTTTAGTATCTGCGCTGCGGGTATAGTCTTTATTTATGCAATGTTACCCGAAACCAAAGGACGAACATTAGAAGATATACAAGCTTCTCTTACAGATTTTCTACAATGA